A single genomic interval of Lathyrus oleraceus cultivar Zhongwan6 chromosome 7, CAAS_Psat_ZW6_1.0, whole genome shotgun sequence harbors:
- the LOC127101239 gene encoding uncharacterized protein LOC127101239, translated as MILDKKHIEETYYEVLNIKENANFGEIRDKLLNTSSSNRTSAERFLKVHKAWETLSYSKSRLFYDKALQSSRREDLLSSEVTEDLSLRDMTAEDAGKTLELTMFYQCRCGDYFSVDSLELQKMGYTLLRDGSSLSIRNVDTLPGSVVLPCGTCLMKARLVLSKDDS; from the coding sequence ATGATTCTGGATAAGAAGCACATTGAGGAAACTTATTATGAGGTTCTCAATATCAAGGAGAATGCAAATTTCGGAGAGATTCGTGATAAACTCTTGAACACATCAAGCAGTAATCGAACAAGTGCAGAGAGATTTCTCAAAGTACACAAGGCATGGGAAACTCTAAGCTATTCAAAGTCTCGTTTATTTTACGACAAAGCGCTGCAGAGTTCAAGGCGGGAGGATTTATTGTCTTCCGAGGTTACAGAAGATTTAAGCTTACGTGATATGACAGCTGAAGACGCTGGCAAAACATTGGAACTGACAATGTTTTATCAATGTCGATGTGGTGATTACTTCTCTGTGGATTCGTTGGAATTGCAGAAAATGGGATATACATTGTTGAGAGATGGAAGCAGCTTATCTATACGCAATGTTGATACATTGCCAGGATCAGTGGTTCTTCCTTGTGGAACGTGTTTGATGAAAGCTCGTCTGGTTCTCAGTAAGGATGATAGTTGA
- the LOC127101238 gene encoding large ribosomal RNA subunit accumulation protein YCED homolog 2, chloroplastic isoform X2 produces MAKSGNLVSQRSFSPIFNPCHTASKGKTFRFHSQFHTYNNSNVRVTITASTKRKGNFQSPLIGKNPSKSARRLITISPSDGKYNEEWTSDYLVSLRDLHLQDLIKGEDDPRKNAQVFINLFIQKHASFGLSVDATITTSFTSRCSNCSSPYCRQLDANFNVWVLRAASRDKRKTPLSEIGGDPYVIYTRPGYEVDLDSLVRDAIRLNSSVQDTCSELCAKSEGTILYSAGESEPSFDKRWSRLLELKKTIL; encoded by the exons ATGGCAAAATCTGGAAATTTGGTATCCCAAAGAAGCTTCAGCCCAATATTCAATCCATGCCACACTGCTTCCAAGGGAAAAACCTTCAGATTTCACTCTCAGTTTCACACTTACAATAACTCTAATGTTAGAGTAACTATCACTGCTTCTACCAAAAGAAAAGGAAACTTTCAATCTCCATTG ATTGGGAAGAACCCGAGTAAGTCTGCCCGCCGTCTGATCACAATATCGCCGTCTGACGGAAAGTATAACGAGGAATGGACGAGTGATTATCTTGTATCTTTGCGTGACCTACATTTACAGGATTTGATTAAAGGCGAAGACGATCCACGTAAGAATGCACAAGTATTCATCAACCTCTTCATCCAAAAG CATGCTAGCTTTGGCTTATCAGTAGATGCAACAATCACCACATCCTTCACTTCAAGATGCAGCAACTGTTCTTCCCCATATTGCAGACAG CTCGATGCAAATTTTAACGTATGGGTTCTCAGGGCTGCAAGTAGAGACAAACGTAAGACACCGCTATCTGAAATTGGAGGCGACCCATAT GTGATATATACTAGACCCGGATATGAAGTTGATCTTGATTCTCTTGTACGAGATGCCATCAGGCTAAACTCATCAGTACAA GATACTTGCTCGGAGTTGTGCGCGAAATCTGAGGGTACTATACTAT ATTCAGCTGGGGAAAGTGAGCCTTCGTTTGATAAAAGATGGTCGAGACTATTGGAACTAAAGAAAACGATTTTATGA
- the LOC127101238 gene encoding large ribosomal RNA subunit accumulation protein YCED homolog 2, chloroplastic isoform X1, with protein MAKSGNLVSQRSFSPIFNPCHTASKGKTFRFHSQFHTYNNSNVRVTITASTKRKGNFQSPLIGKNPSKSARRLITISPSDGKYNEEWTSDYLVSLRDLHLQDLIKGEDDPRKNAQVFINLFIQKHASFGLSVDATITTSFTSRCSNCSSPYCRQLDANFNVWVLRAASRDKRKTPLSEIGGDPYVIYTRPGYEVDLDSLVRDAIRLNSSVQVYLAEFQFMSCYKILILGVSIIFKKFFCRILARSCARNLRVLYYIQLGKVSLRLIKDGRDYWN; from the exons ATGGCAAAATCTGGAAATTTGGTATCCCAAAGAAGCTTCAGCCCAATATTCAATCCATGCCACACTGCTTCCAAGGGAAAAACCTTCAGATTTCACTCTCAGTTTCACACTTACAATAACTCTAATGTTAGAGTAACTATCACTGCTTCTACCAAAAGAAAAGGAAACTTTCAATCTCCATTG ATTGGGAAGAACCCGAGTAAGTCTGCCCGCCGTCTGATCACAATATCGCCGTCTGACGGAAAGTATAACGAGGAATGGACGAGTGATTATCTTGTATCTTTGCGTGACCTACATTTACAGGATTTGATTAAAGGCGAAGACGATCCACGTAAGAATGCACAAGTATTCATCAACCTCTTCATCCAAAAG CATGCTAGCTTTGGCTTATCAGTAGATGCAACAATCACCACATCCTTCACTTCAAGATGCAGCAACTGTTCTTCCCCATATTGCAGACAG CTCGATGCAAATTTTAACGTATGGGTTCTCAGGGCTGCAAGTAGAGACAAACGTAAGACACCGCTATCTGAAATTGGAGGCGACCCATAT GTGATATATACTAGACCCGGATATGAAGTTGATCTTGATTCTCTTGTACGAGATGCCATCAGGCTAAACTCATCAGTACAAGTATATTTAGCAGAATTTCAATTCATGAGTTGTTACAAAATTTTGATTTTGGGAGTCTccataatttttaaaaaattctTTTGCAGGATACTTGCTCGGAGTTGTGCGCGAAATCTGAGGGTACTATACTAT ATTCAGCTGGGGAAAGTGAGCCTTCGTTTGATAAAAGATGGTCGAGACTATTGGAACTAA